The DNA window GGGCGCTACGGCGACGTCACGCCGAGGACGACGCTCAAGCCCATCGAGATCACCCAGCCCGAGGGGCCGAGCTTCACCGTCGACGGGTCCGAAGTGCGCTGGGAAGGCTGGCGCCTGCGCGTCGGTTTCAACGCGCGCGAAGGCCTGACCCTGCACGAGGTGAGCTTCGGTGACCGGCCCGTGCTCTATCGCGCGTCGGTACCGGAAATGGTGGTGCCCTACGGCGACACCACGCCGAGCCGGTTCTGGATCAGCTACTTCGACGCAGGCGAGTACCTGCTCGGCAAGAACGCCAACGATCTCCGGCTCGGCTGCGACTGCCTCGGCGTGATCCACTACCTGCCCGCCTTCGTCGCCGACGACCACGGCCATCCCGTCGAGATCCCGCAGGCGATCTGCCTGCACGAAGAGGACGACGGGATCCTTTGGAAGCACACCGATCTCGACCAGCGCGCGGAGGTCCGGCGCTCCCGCAGACTCGTGCTCTCCTCGATCTCCACCGTCGGCAACTACGACTACGGCTTCTTCTGGTACCTCTACCTCGACGGCACCGTGGAGTTCGAGGCGAAGGCGACCGGGATCGTCTTCGCGGGCGCGGGCACCCCCGGCGACCGCGACCCGCACGCGACCGAGATCGCGCCGGGCCTGTTCGCCCCGGTGCACCAGCACCTGTTCTGCGCCAGGCTCGACATGGCCGTCGACGGGGACCGCAACTCCCTGTACGAGATCGACGTCGCCGGGGTGCCGATCGGTCCGGAGAACCCGTACGGCAACGCGTTCACCTGGCACAGCACCCCGTTGCGCACCGAGCACGAGGCGATGCGGACGGCCGATCCCGCCCGCGCCAGGGTGTGGGAGATCCGCAGTGCCGACAAGACCAACCGGCTCGGCGTCCCGACCGCGTACCAGCTCGTGCCCCGGCCGTCCGCGACACTGCTCGCGCAGCCGGATTCGTCCGTCCACAAGCGAGCGACCTTCGCCACCAAGCACCTCTGGGCGACGCCGTACCGGCACGACGAACGCTATCCGGCTGGCGAGCGCCCCGGCGCGCATCCAGGCGGGGACGGGCTTCCCGCGTGGACGGCCGAAGACCGGGACCTCACCGACACCGATCTCGTGCTGTGGCACGTCTTCGGCCTCACCCACGTACCGCGACCGGAGGACTGGCCGGTGATGCCGGTCGACCGCGCGGGGTTCTCCCTGCGGCCGTACGGGTTCTGCGACCGCAACCCCGCACTCGACCTCCCGTCCGGCGAAACCGACCACTGCGACCACTGAGGAATCCTCGATGTCGACACTTTCCGACACCTCCACCTGGCTGCCGCTCGACGGGCTGGCACCGGGGTTCGACGCGAACAAGGCGCCCGTGGTGGGCGATCTGCACGACCGCTCCCT is part of the Amycolatopsis sp. CA-230715 genome and encodes:
- a CDS encoding primary-amine oxidase, translated to MPSTPPHPLDPLTAAELEVGRAVLVAEGLVTDTTRFPQVLPEEPAKEPSPDAVDRRIRFTMLDTGTGLSGDAVVSVTKRELVSWQNCGDGQPAYLFEEYDLAQDITKASEAWLAAMTRRGLADRVEHAFCAPLAPGYFGREDERGRVIRTLTFLREHQQDSPWAHPVEGLVTHIDLTTREVLRVEDEGDVPVPSEHGRYGDVTPRTTLKPIEITQPEGPSFTVDGSEVRWEGWRLRVGFNAREGLTLHEVSFGDRPVLYRASVPEMVVPYGDTTPSRFWISYFDAGEYLLGKNANDLRLGCDCLGVIHYLPAFVADDHGHPVEIPQAICLHEEDDGILWKHTDLDQRAEVRRSRRLVLSSISTVGNYDYGFFWYLYLDGTVEFEAKATGIVFAGAGTPGDRDPHATEIAPGLFAPVHQHLFCARLDMAVDGDRNSLYEIDVAGVPIGPENPYGNAFTWHSTPLRTEHEAMRTADPARARVWEIRSADKTNRLGVPTAYQLVPRPSATLLAQPDSSVHKRATFATKHLWATPYRHDERYPAGERPGAHPGGDGLPAWTAEDRDLTDTDLVLWHVFGLTHVPRPEDWPVMPVDRAGFSLRPYGFCDRNPALDLPSGETDHCDH